A stretch of Triticum aestivum cultivar Chinese Spring chromosome 1D, IWGSC CS RefSeq v2.1, whole genome shotgun sequence DNA encodes these proteins:
- the LOC123181152 gene encoding uncharacterized protein isoform X2, with product MLYVLNPALCHHNYIFLCLLCLLISSVLYDDVLPFPEMHYDLILLAKEGRRGRDRSMGNCKSSSRALLRKAHVVPDSEWRIQDFGKTHVPDLEWRINDFSSLLETRAKSARSDTFHCSGYNWNLEVSPMHKEAGSETPYVALRLVASRLSMVPGHMVHVVFELSIYNHSKGMYCGCKVDDSCVFGVEILKIDVSSTEKKAVVVQKKATTVQNLFVQKKGFIKGTYTWNMNNFLELDLDHFVRSPAFEVGGHKWYVQMYPCGKRYSTDCLSLYLYLDASDELHLESKKVVVMTVSILDRKNGIHFTRTSGLLVFTGGHGWGWANFLELKKLKDPSGGYVVESSCVVKADLTIIGLSNDS from the exons ATGCTGTATGTTCTTAACCCTGCATTATGCCATCATAATTACATTTTTTTGTGCCTACTGTGCTTATTAATCAGTAGTGTTTTATATGATGATGTGCTACCTTTCCCTGAGATGCACTATGATTTAATCTTACTTGCAAAGGAGGGGAGAAGAGGAAGGGACAGATCTATGGGCAACTGCAAGAGttcat CTCGTGCACTCCTACGAAAGGCCCATGTTGTTCCGGATTCAGAATGGAGGATTCAGGACTTTGGAAAGACGCATGTTCCAGATTTAGAATGGAGGATTAATGACTTCTCATCGCTGCTTGAGACAAGAGCTAAGTCAGCAAGATCTGACACTTTTCACTGCTCTGGGTATAACTG GAACCTGGAAGTGAGTCCAATGCATAAAGAAGCTGGTTCGGAAACACCATATGTTGCTCTTCGTCTTGTGGCATCCCGACTAAGCATGGTGCCTGGTCACATGGTGCATGTGGTGTTCGAGTTGTCAATATACAACCATTCAAAAGGAATGTACTGTGGATGCAAAG ttgatgatagctgtgtCTTCGGTGTGGAGATATTAAAAATTGATGTCTCTTCTACTGAAAAGAAGGCTGTTGTGGTTCAGAAGAAGGCTACCACAGTTCAGAACCTCTTTGTCCAGAAGAAGGGGTTCATCAAAGGGACATACACTTGGAACATGAATAATTTCCTTGAACTGGACTTGGATCACTTTGTCCGTTCTCCTGCATTTGAAGTTGGCGGGCATAAATG GTATGTTCAGATGTATCCTTGTGGTAAAAGGTACAGCACTGATTGCCTCAGCTTGTACTTATACCTGGATGCCTCGGATGAGCTCCATCTCGAGTCCAAGAAGGTGGTTGTAATGACTGTGTCCATCCTGGACCGAAAGAATGGGATACACTTCACTAGAACTTCAG GTCTCTTGGTGTTTACGGGTGGACACGGCTGGGGATGGGCTAATTTCCTTGAACTCAAGAAACTCAAGGACCCGTCGGGAGGCTATGTTGTAGAATCGAGCTGCGTTGTGAAGGCAGATCTCACTATCATTGGTTTATCCAATGATAGTTAG
- the LOC123181152 gene encoding uncharacterized protein isoform X3, translated as MLRGEEEGTDLWATARVHVSRALLRKAHVVPDSEWRIQDFGKTHVPDLEWRINDFSSLLETRAKSARSDTFHCSGYNWNLEVSPMHKEAGSETPYVALRLVASRLSMVPGHMVHVVFELSIYNHSKGMYCGCKASYNFHFKNTYSKEHCLIPLQELLKPSAFPVDDSCVFGVEILKIDVSSTEKKAVVVQKKATTVQNLFVQKKGFIKGTYTWNMNNFLELDLDHFVRSPAFEVGGHKWYVQMYPCGKRYSTDCLSLYLYLDASDELHLESKKVVVMTVSILDRKNGIHFTRTSGLLVFTGGHGWGWANFLELKKLKDPSGGYVVESSCVVKADLTIIGLSNDS; from the exons ATGCT GAGGGGAGAAGAGGAAGGGACAGATCTATGGGCAACTGCAAGAGttcatgtat CTCGTGCACTCCTACGAAAGGCCCATGTTGTTCCGGATTCAGAATGGAGGATTCAGGACTTTGGAAAGACGCATGTTCCAGATTTAGAATGGAGGATTAATGACTTCTCATCGCTGCTTGAGACAAGAGCTAAGTCAGCAAGATCTGACACTTTTCACTGCTCTGGGTATAACTG GAACCTGGAAGTGAGTCCAATGCATAAAGAAGCTGGTTCGGAAACACCATATGTTGCTCTTCGTCTTGTGGCATCCCGACTAAGCATGGTGCCTGGTCACATGGTGCATGTGGTGTTCGAGTTGTCAATATACAACCATTCAAAAGGAATGTACTGTGGATGCAAAG CTAGCTACAACTTTCATTTCAAGAATACCTACTCCAAGGAGCATTGCTTGATTCCTCTTCAGGAGCTACTGAAACCATCTGCTtttccagttgatgatagctgtgtCTTCGGTGTGGAGATATTAAAAATTGATGTCTCTTCTACTGAAAAGAAGGCTGTTGTGGTTCAGAAGAAGGCTACCACAGTTCAGAACCTCTTTGTCCAGAAGAAGGGGTTCATCAAAGGGACATACACTTGGAACATGAATAATTTCCTTGAACTGGACTTGGATCACTTTGTCCGTTCTCCTGCATTTGAAGTTGGCGGGCATAAATG GTATGTTCAGATGTATCCTTGTGGTAAAAGGTACAGCACTGATTGCCTCAGCTTGTACTTATACCTGGATGCCTCGGATGAGCTCCATCTCGAGTCCAAGAAGGTGGTTGTAATGACTGTGTCCATCCTGGACCGAAAGAATGGGATACACTTCACTAGAACTTCAG GTCTCTTGGTGTTTACGGGTGGACACGGCTGGGGATGGGCTAATTTCCTTGAACTCAAGAAACTCAAGGACCCGTCGGGAGGCTATGTTGTAGAATCGAGCTGCGTTGTGAAGGCAGATCTCACTATCATTGGTTTATCCAATGATAGTTAG
- the LOC123181152 gene encoding uncharacterized protein isoform X1 encodes MLYVLNPALCHHNYIFLCLLCLLISSVLYDDVLPFPEMHYDLILLAKEGRRGRDRSMGNCKSSSRALLRKAHVVPDSEWRIQDFGKTHVPDLEWRINDFSSLLETRAKSARSDTFHCSGYNWNLEVSPMHKEAGSETPYVALRLVASRLSMVPGHMVHVVFELSIYNHSKGMYCGCKASYNFHFKNTYSKEHCLIPLQELLKPSAFPVDDSCVFGVEILKIDVSSTEKKAVVVQKKATTVQNLFVQKKGFIKGTYTWNMNNFLELDLDHFVRSPAFEVGGHKWYVQMYPCGKRYSTDCLSLYLYLDASDELHLESKKVVVMTVSILDRKNGIHFTRTSGLLVFTGGHGWGWANFLELKKLKDPSGGYVVESSCVVKADLTIIGLSNDS; translated from the exons ATGCTGTATGTTCTTAACCCTGCATTATGCCATCATAATTACATTTTTTTGTGCCTACTGTGCTTATTAATCAGTAGTGTTTTATATGATGATGTGCTACCTTTCCCTGAGATGCACTATGATTTAATCTTACTTGCAAAGGAGGGGAGAAGAGGAAGGGACAGATCTATGGGCAACTGCAAGAGttcat CTCGTGCACTCCTACGAAAGGCCCATGTTGTTCCGGATTCAGAATGGAGGATTCAGGACTTTGGAAAGACGCATGTTCCAGATTTAGAATGGAGGATTAATGACTTCTCATCGCTGCTTGAGACAAGAGCTAAGTCAGCAAGATCTGACACTTTTCACTGCTCTGGGTATAACTG GAACCTGGAAGTGAGTCCAATGCATAAAGAAGCTGGTTCGGAAACACCATATGTTGCTCTTCGTCTTGTGGCATCCCGACTAAGCATGGTGCCTGGTCACATGGTGCATGTGGTGTTCGAGTTGTCAATATACAACCATTCAAAAGGAATGTACTGTGGATGCAAAG CTAGCTACAACTTTCATTTCAAGAATACCTACTCCAAGGAGCATTGCTTGATTCCTCTTCAGGAGCTACTGAAACCATCTGCTtttccagttgatgatagctgtgtCTTCGGTGTGGAGATATTAAAAATTGATGTCTCTTCTACTGAAAAGAAGGCTGTTGTGGTTCAGAAGAAGGCTACCACAGTTCAGAACCTCTTTGTCCAGAAGAAGGGGTTCATCAAAGGGACATACACTTGGAACATGAATAATTTCCTTGAACTGGACTTGGATCACTTTGTCCGTTCTCCTGCATTTGAAGTTGGCGGGCATAAATG GTATGTTCAGATGTATCCTTGTGGTAAAAGGTACAGCACTGATTGCCTCAGCTTGTACTTATACCTGGATGCCTCGGATGAGCTCCATCTCGAGTCCAAGAAGGTGGTTGTAATGACTGTGTCCATCCTGGACCGAAAGAATGGGATACACTTCACTAGAACTTCAG GTCTCTTGGTGTTTACGGGTGGACACGGCTGGGGATGGGCTAATTTCCTTGAACTCAAGAAACTCAAGGACCCGTCGGGAGGCTATGTTGTAGAATCGAGCTGCGTTGTGAAGGCAGATCTCACTATCATTGGTTTATCCAATGATAGTTAG
- the LOC123181152 gene encoding uncharacterized protein isoform X4, protein MGNCKSSSRALLRKAHVVPDSEWRIQDFGKTHVPDLEWRINDFSSLLETRAKSARSDTFHCSGYNWNLEVSPMHKEAGSETPYVALRLVASRLSMVPGHMVHVVFELSIYNHSKGMYCGCKASYNFHFKNTYSKEHCLIPLQELLKPSAFPVDDSCVFGVEILKIDVSSTEKKAVVVQKKATTVQNLFVQKKGFIKGTYTWNMNNFLELDLDHFVRSPAFEVGGHKWYVQMYPCGKRYSTDCLSLYLYLDASDELHLESKKVVVMTVSILDRKNGIHFTRTSGLLVFTGGHGWGWANFLELKKLKDPSGGYVVESSCVVKADLTIIGLSNDS, encoded by the exons ATGGGCAACTGCAAGAGttcat CTCGTGCACTCCTACGAAAGGCCCATGTTGTTCCGGATTCAGAATGGAGGATTCAGGACTTTGGAAAGACGCATGTTCCAGATTTAGAATGGAGGATTAATGACTTCTCATCGCTGCTTGAGACAAGAGCTAAGTCAGCAAGATCTGACACTTTTCACTGCTCTGGGTATAACTG GAACCTGGAAGTGAGTCCAATGCATAAAGAAGCTGGTTCGGAAACACCATATGTTGCTCTTCGTCTTGTGGCATCCCGACTAAGCATGGTGCCTGGTCACATGGTGCATGTGGTGTTCGAGTTGTCAATATACAACCATTCAAAAGGAATGTACTGTGGATGCAAAG CTAGCTACAACTTTCATTTCAAGAATACCTACTCCAAGGAGCATTGCTTGATTCCTCTTCAGGAGCTACTGAAACCATCTGCTtttccagttgatgatagctgtgtCTTCGGTGTGGAGATATTAAAAATTGATGTCTCTTCTACTGAAAAGAAGGCTGTTGTGGTTCAGAAGAAGGCTACCACAGTTCAGAACCTCTTTGTCCAGAAGAAGGGGTTCATCAAAGGGACATACACTTGGAACATGAATAATTTCCTTGAACTGGACTTGGATCACTTTGTCCGTTCTCCTGCATTTGAAGTTGGCGGGCATAAATG GTATGTTCAGATGTATCCTTGTGGTAAAAGGTACAGCACTGATTGCCTCAGCTTGTACTTATACCTGGATGCCTCGGATGAGCTCCATCTCGAGTCCAAGAAGGTGGTTGTAATGACTGTGTCCATCCTGGACCGAAAGAATGGGATACACTTCACTAGAACTTCAG GTCTCTTGGTGTTTACGGGTGGACACGGCTGGGGATGGGCTAATTTCCTTGAACTCAAGAAACTCAAGGACCCGTCGGGAGGCTATGTTGTAGAATCGAGCTGCGTTGTGAAGGCAGATCTCACTATCATTGGTTTATCCAATGATAGTTAG